In the Rhinoderma darwinii isolate aRhiDar2 chromosome 13, aRhiDar2.hap1, whole genome shotgun sequence genome, one interval contains:
- the LOC142665691 gene encoding prefoldin subunit 4-like isoform X1, translated as MAATIRKTVAEDVNVTFEDQQKINIFARNTSRINELKDEIEVKKKELHNLEDACDDLLMLEDSLLIPYQIGDVFISHNQEETQEMLEAAKRGLQDEIDSLQSRVESIQRVLGDLKVQLYAKFGNNINLEADDG; from the exons ATGGCGGCCACCATAAGGAAGACG GTCGCTGAGGACGTGAACGTCACCTTCGAGGACCAGCAGAAAATAAACATCTTTGCGAGAAATACAAGTAGAATCAACGAGCTGAAGGATGAGATTGAAGTGAAGAAG AAAGAACTTCACAACCTGGAAGACGCCTGTGACGACCTCCTGATGCTGGAAGATTCTCTCCTTATTCCTTATCAGATAGGAGACGTTTTTATTAGTCACAACCAAGAAGAGACTCAGGAGATGCTGGAAGCTGCGAAG AGAGGATTACAGGATGAAATAGATTCTTTACAGTCGCGAGTTGAATCCATCCAGCGAGTCCTCGGTGATCTCAAGGTCCAGCTGTACGCCAAGTTCGGAAACAATATCAACCTGGAGGCCGACGACGGCTAA